In Meleagris gallopavo isolate NT-WF06-2002-E0010 breed Aviagen turkey brand Nicholas breeding stock unplaced genomic scaffold, Turkey_5.1 ChrUn_random_7180001853230, whole genome shotgun sequence, the sequence AAACTGATTAAGTACTGGGAGCAGAACTGAGCTTCACAACCCAAGATATCCCATTCCACTTTGAGGATTGTTGTTGAGCATCTCAACGAGGGAGGGACACAAAGAGACTAAGATTTAAATGCAGCACAACATTTATTGAGAATGAAGGTAGAAACAAGGCAATGTATTGTGAATGGAATCTGGCCCAGGCTGCTATGAGGGCAGCTGGTACACAGATACACCATCAACGTATTGGGATGCACATCTTTCTCCATCACATGGcgagagaggaaagaagcaggGCCATCTCAGCTTGCTTCAGGATGAACCCAAGGCACAAGACAGCAGGAGACAACAGGGATGTGTGATGATGACAAGAAAGTGGGAGAAGAAGATATCTGCTGGTCATGCGCCCAGAACGCAAAAGCTGGCACCCTAGATTCCCTCGTTGCTTTACAGGAGGGCATGGAAGGTGCTCAACATATCCGGAAACAAAGGCCAACAGCTCTGTCCTCAGTCCGCCGTCTGGCTTTGGGCTTCCTGGGCAATGGGCTCATGGGACGTCCACCACATCTTAGCAGGGCAGGTACCTCCTGCCAGAGAAGCGGCTGCCCAGGCCAGAGATGCCAAAGCCACCGGAGGAGATGGGCACTCCCTCCTCACTCAAgatgctgcccacagcagcgGAGGTGCTGGAGCCCACAGCGGTgttctgggggaaggagctgaggatgggtccgggcagggtgaccaccacgggagagggctggatCACCACGCGGGAGTCCTGGCACTGGCGCACAcagggctcgttgcagctgttGGCCAGCGGGGTCGGGCCACAGGGACGGCACAGATCGTAGCAGGACATGGCTGTGGGATGGAGGTGGACCTGGAGAGAGGACAGTAAAAGACAGTCAGTGCAagaagcagcctggtggcctGCTCACAAAGGGAGCAGGGACAGGTAATGCGAGGTGAGAGAGCGTCTTAGCAGCCCAGATCCCCGGACCCCATCAGAGTCAGCGCAAGGCCTTCTCCCACCTCCCCCAACACTGGCAAGCAGAACAGAGCTGGTGGGAGCACCAGCAAGGAGCAAGGCTCACACCAAGGCTTGCATAGAGGGAAAGGcacactggaaaacagaagagcaagaggagaagcagagaaagacGAGGGTGAGAAGAAGGCCGCTGCAGCTCACCTTGTTCACCAAGGAGGAGAAGGCAGGAGAAGTGGATGAGGGAGCCTGATGCCGGACTGGCTTTTATACCAATCTGGACTGCCCCAGGCCCAGAGGCAACCCACGTGTAAGTAGCTGTAGTAGGGCAAGCTCGTTTGTATGCAAAACAACACAATTATAGAAATTGATGGCTTATTTCACTTCCCTGCAACGCTCTCTTTTCATTTCCCCGTTTATGACGAGTCCATTTTGCTGTACAAGCTCCTTTCAAGTGACAGAATTAGAGGCCTAAGCATTTCTGAGGCAGGAACTCAAAAGCACAGGGAGAAGATGAAGGCAAGGGGAGGAGATGGCCAAGACTTGAGACAGCCTCTCATTCCCCTGCAacttgctttaatttttagCAGAAATGCTTTAGGTATAATTTCCATAAAACATGGAGCAGAACTTCCAACAAGGCTCGCATGCAAAGTCCAACACAGCCTTCGCTTCACCCATCTACGTGCTCAGACGGCCCCAGCTGGAAGCAGTCCAGGTTTGgatgctctgctctctggttcTAGCTATTCTATAGCATGAAGCACTGTTCTCAGGAGACCAAAGCCTCACTACTATTCCTCTCCCCTCTGTCAGCAGCTGATAGAGGACCTAACACCAGTAAAGGTGTGTTTCACAAAAAAGACATTGCACTCACGCAATCAAACATAAGTTGATCACTCATCATAAATTGCAATGTCTGCCACAGTCAAACAAAAAGACTGGGCAAAAATTGAGAATGGAAACCAGGAGCCACACCACCAATAGAACTCATTACACAATGCCTGAGCAAGGGAGATGCAGAAATGGCAGACAAGTCCACCAAAGACCAGCTCAACAAGCAGGTTTGCAGTGCTATGGCAGCACTGATGCCAGGCCAGGAAGTCAGGGTACAGCTCAGGTTCTGATGTGCTGTGACACTAACATGGGCCAACACTCCTGAGCAGTGCCAGAAGAATACAGATACATCCAAGAGGGAGCTGGGAAAGCACCGGGCAACAGTGCACCCAGTCCAAGGGGACAATTACCAAGCATAAACTGACTTATCCGAGAACAGCAGAACCAGACTGGTGTCCCTGAGCTGGAGAGAAGGCTAAGGGCTGATGGCAGAGGTGTAATACAGGCCCTGAGTCAATGGGCCTGAAGCAGTGGGTGTGGTGGGAGATCCCAGGTGAGTGTGAGGAGCACCGATAGGCCTCTGGCATACCTAGAGCAGTTATATTCCTGATGACAACATCTGCAGTGCATTCAGGACACAGGACACCATCTTCATCTGccacagaaaaggaagggaggacTTCCTCTTGGTACAAACATCATCACTTGTGGTTGCGTGGGACACAATGCAACATGCCAGCCATACACACAACGCATTACTTCCCTCTCTGATACTGGTGATCTTCCAGATTGCAGTAGAAGACCCAAAATGTACAGTACTCGTTGCcagaagaatttatttatttcttcctcgTGTTTACTATTGTTATT encodes:
- the LOC104915817 gene encoding feather keratin 2, whose translation is MSCYDLCRPCGPTPLANSCNEPCVRQCQDSRVVIQPSPVVVTLPGPILSSFPQNTAVGSSTSAAVGSILSEEGVPISSGGFGISGLGSRFSGRRYLPC